From the genome of Acidimicrobiales bacterium, one region includes:
- a CDS encoding DUF1996 domain-containing protein, with product AWSCGLAEATSPVPQPCERSPFLLLRLMFPPCWDGDHLGSDDHRSHLAALGDDGACPGDHPVLLPQLRVDIRYPSTPAGTPLTLASGPTTGGHGDAVMAWDQDHIAREVDLCLRENRRCDVTSETARLNVGDP from the coding sequence GCCTGGTCGTGCGGGCTGGCGGAGGCGACGTCGCCGGTGCCGCAGCCGTGCGAGCGGTCGCCGTTCCTGTTGCTGCGGCTGATGTTCCCGCCCTGCTGGGACGGCGATCACCTCGGCTCCGACGACCACCGCTCGCACCTGGCGGCTCTGGGTGACGACGGCGCCTGTCCCGGCGACCACCCGGTGCTGCTCCCCCAACTGCGCGTCGACATCCGCTACCCGTCGACGCCCGCCGGCACCCCGCTCACCCTGGCGTCCGGCCCCACCACCGGCGGCCACGGCGACGCCGTCATGGCCTGGGACCAGGACCACATCGCCCGGGAGGTCGACCTCTGCCTCCGCGAGAACCGCCGCTGCGACGTGACGTCGGAGACCGCCCGCCTCAACGTCGGCGATCCCTGA